The Collimonas fungivorans Ter331 genome has a segment encoding these proteins:
- a CDS encoding LysR family transcriptional regulator, translated as MHLPLNSLRAFEVSARLLSFTRAASELNVTQAAISQQVKNLEERMGVQLFRRLPRGLALTDEGIALLPVLAESFGRIGAVLQQFGDGRRLREVLTVGAVGTFAVGWLIPRLRDFQQAHPFVDFRLFTNNNRVDIAGEGLDYAIRFGDGAWHSTEAEELLAAPLSPMCSPAVASFLRDPADLAGQILLRSYRTDEWAAWFAAAALPCPLLRGTVFDSSLTMAEAAAQGAGVALLPARMFARELQHGRLTRPFDIEIASGSYWLTRLKSKQATPAMQAFREWLLAATK; from the coding sequence ATGCACCTCCCCTTGAATTCCCTGCGCGCTTTCGAAGTCTCGGCGCGCTTGCTCAGCTTCACCCGCGCGGCTTCCGAGCTGAACGTCACGCAAGCCGCGATCAGCCAGCAGGTAAAAAATCTTGAAGAAAGAATGGGCGTGCAACTGTTCCGCCGGCTGCCGCGCGGGCTGGCGCTGACCGACGAGGGCATCGCCCTGCTGCCAGTGCTGGCGGAATCGTTCGGACGCATAGGGGCTGTGCTGCAGCAATTTGGCGACGGCCGCCGGCTGCGCGAAGTGCTGACCGTGGGCGCGGTCGGCACCTTCGCCGTCGGCTGGCTGATCCCGCGCCTGCGCGATTTCCAGCAAGCCCATCCATTCGTCGATTTCCGCCTGTTCACCAACAACAACCGGGTCGACATCGCCGGCGAAGGTCTGGATTACGCCATCCGTTTCGGCGACGGCGCCTGGCATTCGACGGAAGCCGAAGAGCTGCTGGCGGCGCCGCTGTCGCCGATGTGTTCGCCCGCGGTAGCATCTTTCCTGCGCGACCCGGCCGACCTCGCCGGACAAATATTGCTGCGCTCCTACCGCACCGACGAATGGGCCGCCTGGTTCGCCGCCGCTGCCCTGCCCTGTCCACTGCTGCGAGGCACCGTATTCGATTCCTCGCTCACCATGGCCGAAGCCGCCGCCCAAGGCGCCGGCGTAGCGCTGCTGCCGGCCCGCATGTTCGCCCGCGAACTGCAGCATGGCCGCTTGACGCGCCCGTTCGACATCGAAATCGCCAGCGGCAGTTACTGGCTGACCCGCCTCAAATCAAAACAAGCCACCCCCGCGATGCAAGCCTTCAGAGAATGGCTGCTCGCCGCCACCAAATAA
- the bla gene encoding class A beta-lactamase: MKRRQFAGNLGAALGALVLGSYTQKSWASAAAAAKPAADPVAGQLRQIEAKSGGRLGVAILDTVTGQSHSYRGDERFPMCSTFKLLAAGLTLHRVDQGREQLARRIRFEKADLVPYSPATEKHAGGDGMSVAELCEATLTLSDNTAANLLLHSFGGPPQLTAYLRSLGDKVTRLDRIEPDLNQATPGDPRDTTSPSAMLSTMQQLLLGNALSADSRKQLTTWLLANKTGDKRLRALLPAGWRVGDKTGSGAYGSTNDIGMLFPPGRAPLLVAAYLTGTKASEATRNATLAEVGRLAASLAAK, from the coding sequence ATGAAACGACGCCAGTTTGCCGGAAACCTGGGAGCTGCTCTAGGAGCACTGGTCCTGGGTAGCTACACACAGAAATCCTGGGCCTCGGCAGCTGCCGCAGCCAAGCCGGCCGCCGATCCTGTCGCCGGGCAATTGCGCCAGATAGAGGCCAAAAGCGGCGGCCGCCTCGGTGTTGCCATCCTCGACACCGTTACCGGCCAAAGCCATTCCTACCGCGGCGACGAGCGGTTTCCGATGTGCAGCACCTTCAAGTTGCTGGCAGCCGGATTGACGCTGCATCGCGTGGATCAGGGGCGGGAGCAACTGGCGCGGCGCATCCGCTTCGAGAAGGCCGATCTGGTCCCGTATTCCCCTGCCACCGAGAAACATGCCGGCGGCGACGGCATGTCGGTGGCGGAACTGTGCGAAGCAACCCTGACACTGAGCGACAATACCGCCGCCAACCTGCTGCTGCACAGCTTTGGCGGCCCGCCTCAGCTGACGGCCTACCTGCGCTCCCTGGGCGACAAGGTGACCCGGCTCGACCGCATCGAGCCGGACCTCAACCAGGCCACCCCGGGCGATCCGCGCGACACCACCTCGCCCAGCGCGATGCTGTCCACCATGCAACAGCTGCTGCTGGGAAATGCCTTGTCGGCCGATTCGCGCAAACAGCTGACCACTTGGCTGCTGGCGAATAAAACCGGCGACAAGCGCTTGCGCGCCTTGCTGCCGGCCGGCTGGCGCGTGGGCGACAAGACTGGCTCCGGCGCTTACGGCAGCACCAACGACATCGGCATGCTGTTCCCGCCCGGCCGGGCGCCGCTGCTGGTAGCGGCTTACCTGACCGGGACCAAGGCGTCGGAAGCAACGCGTAATGCAACCCTGGCGGAAGTCGGGCGGCTGGCGGCATCGCTGGCGGCGAAGTAA
- a CDS encoding ABC-F family ATPase, which translates to MLSTANITMQFGPKPLFENISVKFGDGNRYGLIGANGCGKSTFMKILGGDLESSGGNVMLDQNERLGKLRQDQFAFEEMRVLDVVMMGHTEMWAAMAERDAIYANPEATDDDYMKAADLEAKFAEYDGYTAEARAGELLLGVGVSIDQHQGPMSNVAPGWKLRVLLAQALFSNPDILLLDEPTNNLDINTIRWLEDVLNQRNSTMIIISHDRHFLNQVCTHMADMDYGTLKVYPGNYDDYMLASSQARAQQLSVNAKAKDKVAELQDFVRRFAANKSKARQATSRAKQIEKIKVEDVKPSSRANPFVRFDGEKKLHRLAVEVQGISKAYDRPIFKNFSIMVEAGEKIAIIGANGAGKTTLLRSIGGSDIAGLAADSGLVKWAENANVGYMPQDPTEDFATDKTLTDWMGQWTQEGDDDQAVRSSLGRLLFSGDDVKKSVKVLSGGEKGRMMYGKLMLGRHNVLLLDEPTNHMDMESIESLNIALEKYAGTLIFVSHDREFVSSLATRVLEVKENEVVDFQGSYEDYLSSQGIE; encoded by the coding sequence ATGTTGTCCACCGCAAATATCACGATGCAGTTCGGCCCCAAGCCGCTGTTTGAAAACATTTCCGTCAAATTCGGCGATGGCAACCGTTATGGCCTGATCGGCGCCAACGGCTGCGGCAAGTCGACCTTCATGAAGATCCTGGGCGGCGACCTGGAGTCGTCGGGCGGCAACGTGATGCTCGATCAGAACGAACGCCTGGGCAAATTGCGCCAGGACCAGTTTGCGTTTGAAGAAATGCGCGTGCTGGATGTAGTGATGATGGGACACACGGAAATGTGGGCGGCGATGGCCGAGCGCGACGCGATCTACGCCAATCCGGAAGCCACCGACGACGACTACATGAAGGCGGCCGATCTGGAAGCCAAGTTTGCCGAATACGACGGTTATACCGCTGAAGCGCGCGCCGGCGAACTGCTGCTGGGCGTGGGCGTCTCGATCGACCAGCATCAAGGCCCGATGAGCAATGTGGCGCCGGGCTGGAAGCTGCGCGTGCTGCTGGCGCAGGCGCTGTTTTCGAATCCGGACATCCTGCTGCTCGACGAGCCGACCAACAACCTCGACATCAATACCATCCGCTGGCTGGAAGATGTGCTGAACCAGCGCAATTCGACCATGATCATCATTTCCCATGATCGCCACTTCCTGAACCAGGTGTGCACCCACATGGCCGACATGGACTACGGCACCCTGAAGGTTTATCCAGGCAATTACGACGACTACATGCTGGCTTCCTCGCAAGCGCGTGCGCAGCAGCTGTCGGTGAATGCCAAGGCCAAGGACAAGGTCGCCGAACTGCAGGATTTCGTGCGCCGTTTCGCGGCCAACAAATCGAAGGCGCGCCAGGCGACGTCGCGCGCCAAGCAGATCGAAAAAATCAAGGTCGAGGATGTCAAGCCATCGAGCCGCGCCAATCCTTTCGTGCGTTTCGACGGCGAGAAAAAACTGCATCGGCTGGCGGTGGAAGTGCAAGGCATCAGCAAGGCCTATGACCGGCCGATTTTCAAGAACTTCAGCATCATGGTTGAAGCCGGCGAAAAAATCGCCATCATCGGCGCCAACGGCGCCGGCAAGACCACCTTGTTGCGCAGCATCGGCGGCAGCGACATCGCTGGCCTGGCGGCCGACAGCGGCCTGGTGAAGTGGGCGGAAAACGCCAACGTCGGCTATATGCCGCAGGATCCGACTGAAGATTTTGCCACCGACAAGACGCTCACCGACTGGATGGGACAATGGACCCAGGAAGGCGACGATGACCAGGCGGTACGTTCCAGCCTGGGCCGCCTGCTGTTCAGCGGCGACGACGTCAAGAAATCGGTCAAGGTGTTGTCCGGCGGTGAAAAGGGCCGCATGATGTACGGCAAGCTGATGCTGGGCCGCCATAACGTGCTGCTGCTGGACGAGCCGACCAACCACATGGACATGGAGTCGATCGAGTCGCTCAACATCGCTCTGGAAAAATATGCCGGCACCCTGATCTTCGTCTCGCATGACCGCGAGTTCGTCTCGTCGCTGGCTACCCGCGTATTGGAAGTCAAGGAAAACGAAGTGGTCGACTTCCAGGGTTCCTACGAGGATTACCTGAGCAGCCAGGGCATCGAGTAA
- the nadA gene encoding quinolinate synthase NadA, which yields MQTHAIKTVEFERPQMDSGSSAGTSCTAHAWARVPDTPTPDQKIALKERIKRLLKEQQAVLVAHYYVDGDLQDLAEETGGCVSDSLEMARFGRDHPAKTLVVAGVKFMGETSKILSPYKRVLMPDLDATCSLDLGCPADQFSAFCDAHPDRTVVVYANTSAAVKARADWMVTSSIGLDIVAHLHAQGKKILWAPDKHLGGYIQKQTGADMLLWQGSCLVHDEFKGVELELLRQQHPNAKILVHPESPEAVVAQADVVGSTTQLIAAAQNLDADEFIVATDNGILHKMRMAAPGKRFIDAPTAGNSATCKSCAHCPWMAMNGLQNLADVLEFGGNEIHVDAETGRKAVVCIDRMLDFAAQRKANVRPSSDLAQEQKLFSGIGPA from the coding sequence ATGCAAACCCACGCCATCAAAACCGTTGAATTCGAGCGGCCGCAAATGGACTCAGGCAGCAGCGCAGGTACTAGCTGTACCGCTCATGCCTGGGCTCGCGTCCCAGATACTCCCACCCCCGACCAGAAAATCGCTCTCAAGGAGCGCATCAAGCGCCTGCTGAAAGAACAGCAGGCGGTGCTGGTCGCACATTATTACGTCGATGGCGATTTGCAGGACTTGGCAGAAGAAACAGGTGGCTGTGTTTCCGATTCGCTTGAGATGGCGCGCTTCGGCCGCGACCATCCGGCCAAGACGCTGGTGGTTGCCGGCGTCAAGTTCATGGGCGAGACCTCGAAAATCCTGAGTCCGTACAAGCGCGTGCTGATGCCCGACCTGGACGCCACCTGTTCGCTCGACCTGGGCTGCCCGGCCGACCAGTTTTCCGCTTTTTGCGATGCGCATCCGGACCGCACCGTGGTGGTATACGCCAACACCAGCGCCGCGGTCAAGGCGCGCGCCGACTGGATGGTGACATCGTCCATCGGCCTCGACATCGTGGCCCACCTGCACGCGCAAGGCAAAAAGATCTTGTGGGCGCCGGACAAGCACCTGGGCGGCTACATACAGAAACAGACCGGCGCCGACATGCTGCTGTGGCAGGGTTCCTGCCTGGTGCATGACGAGTTCAAGGGCGTCGAACTGGAACTTCTGCGTCAGCAGCACCCGAACGCCAAGATCCTGGTGCATCCGGAATCGCCGGAAGCGGTGGTGGCGCAAGCCGATGTGGTCGGCTCCACCACCCAGCTGATCGCCGCGGCCCAGAACCTGGACGCCGACGAATTCATCGTCGCCACCGATAACGGCATCCTGCACAAGATGCGCATGGCGGCGCCGGGCAAACGCTTTATCGATGCGCCGACCGCCGGCAACAGCGCCACCTGCAAGAGCTGCGCCCATTGCCCATGGATGGCGATGAACGGCTTGCAGAACCTGGCCGATGTGCTGGAATTCGGCGGCAATGAAATCCACGTCGACGCTGAAACCGGCCGCAAGGCAGTGGTCTGCATCGACCGCATGCTGGATTTCGCGGCCCAGCGCAAAGCCAATGTGCGCCCGTCCAGCGATCTGGCGCAAGAACAAAAACTGTTTTCAGGAATCGGTCCCGCATGA
- the nadC gene encoding carboxylating nicotinate-nucleotide diphosphorylase, whose protein sequence is MSTSVSNSVSKSVSNLENRFAPFDAALQTAFDNNILTAIAEDVGSGDLTGKLVPEQQMVKARVIVREQAVLCGAPWFEAVMLQLDERIRIDWSYAEGDLMSADSQVCLIDAPARALLTAERGALNFLQLLSGVASATRVYVNAIADTKAHILDTRKTLPGLRLAQKYAVRVGGGHNQRLALYDGILIKENHIAAAGGIPAAMQAAHKLDADVTVQIEVENLVQLDEALSAGANSILLDNFSLDAMRDAVKLTDGRALLEASGGINMDTVRAIAETGVDRISIGSLTKDIRATDYSLRIIG, encoded by the coding sequence ATGAGTACATCTGTCAGCAACTCGGTTAGCAAATCAGTTAGCAACTTAGAGAATCGTTTCGCGCCGTTTGACGCCGCGCTGCAAACGGCGTTCGACAACAATATCCTTACCGCGATTGCCGAAGACGTCGGCAGCGGCGATTTGACCGGCAAGCTGGTTCCGGAACAACAGATGGTCAAGGCGCGCGTGATCGTGCGCGAACAGGCTGTGCTGTGCGGTGCGCCGTGGTTCGAAGCCGTGATGCTGCAGCTGGATGAGCGCATCCGCATTGACTGGTCATATGCCGAGGGTGACCTGATGAGCGCGGACAGCCAGGTCTGCCTTATCGATGCGCCGGCGCGGGCTTTGTTGACCGCCGAACGCGGCGCCTTGAATTTCCTGCAGCTGCTGTCCGGCGTGGCCAGCGCCACCCGCGTCTACGTCAATGCCATTGCCGACACCAAGGCGCATATCCTCGATACCCGCAAAACCTTGCCTGGCCTGCGCCTGGCGCAGAAATACGCAGTCCGCGTCGGCGGCGGGCACAATCAGCGGCTGGCCCTGTACGACGGCATCCTGATCAAGGAAAACCATATCGCCGCGGCCGGCGGCATTCCCGCCGCGATGCAGGCGGCGCACAAGCTGGATGCGGACGTTACGGTACAGATCGAAGTGGAAAACCTGGTGCAGCTGGATGAAGCGTTGAGCGCTGGCGCCAACTCGATCCTGCTCGACAACTTCAGCCTCGACGCCATGCGCGACGCCGTCAAGCTGACCGACGGCAGGGCATTGCTGGAAGCGTCCGGCGGCATCAATATGGACACGGTGCGGGCCATAGCGGAAACCGGCGTCGACCGGATTTCGATCGGCAGCCTGACCAAGGATATCCGGGCGACCGATTATTCACTGCGGATTATTGGATAA
- a CDS encoding M20/M25/M40 family metallo-hydrolase, which yields MLAALLFPTLALSAGLAHAAPAAQAYDLAQKEKPAMMDTMRDLVNIESGSGDLEGLARIAALIRDRLTQLGGKAELLDAPEIYRMGDTPEKIGQIVHAVFKGTGKRKIMLIAHMDTVYLRGMLKDQQFRVDGDKAYGLGIADDKQGVATILHTIAILQKIGFKDYDTLTVLINGDEEISSPGGRSLHTKLGAEQDAVFSYEGGGAQGQLRLATSGIAAAYLKVEGKSSHAGAAPEKGVNALYELSHQVLQLSFLSQPERGLKLNWTVAQAGTNRNVIPASASAQADARALKVSDFQQLQEQLQERVKKQLIPDAKVHLTFEMRRPPLETNAASRAVSAYGQKIYQELGLPMTVVDVASGGGTDAAFAALKSKAAVVEGMGLSGYGAHSNDAEYVLLNTIVPRLYLSTRLIMDFAQGKVQ from the coding sequence CTGCTCGCCGCCCTGCTTTTCCCGACGCTGGCATTGAGCGCCGGCCTGGCGCACGCGGCGCCGGCGGCGCAGGCGTACGACCTGGCGCAAAAAGAAAAACCGGCGATGATGGACACCATGCGCGACCTGGTGAACATCGAATCGGGCAGCGGCGACCTTGAAGGCTTGGCCAGGATCGCCGCCCTGATCCGCGATCGCCTGACGCAACTGGGCGGCAAGGCCGAACTGCTGGACGCGCCGGAAATCTACCGGATGGGCGACACCCCGGAAAAGATCGGACAGATCGTACACGCGGTTTTCAAGGGCACCGGCAAGCGCAAGATCATGCTGATCGCGCACATGGATACGGTGTACCTGCGCGGCATGCTGAAGGACCAGCAGTTCCGGGTTGACGGCGACAAGGCCTACGGCCTCGGCATCGCCGACGACAAGCAAGGCGTCGCCACCATACTGCACACCATCGCCATCCTGCAGAAAATCGGTTTCAAGGACTACGATACGTTGACGGTATTGATTAACGGCGACGAAGAAATCAGCTCGCCCGGCGGCCGCAGCCTGCACACCAAGCTGGGCGCCGAACAGGACGCAGTGTTTTCCTATGAAGGCGGCGGCGCCCAGGGCCAGCTGCGGCTGGCGACCAGCGGCATCGCAGCTGCCTACCTGAAGGTCGAAGGCAAATCCTCGCACGCCGGGGCGGCGCCGGAAAAAGGCGTCAATGCCCTGTATGAACTGTCGCACCAGGTGCTGCAGCTGAGTTTCTTGTCACAGCCGGAACGCGGCCTGAAGCTGAACTGGACCGTGGCGCAGGCCGGCACCAACCGTAACGTGATTCCCGCCAGCGCCAGTGCGCAGGCCGATGCCCGCGCCTTGAAGGTGAGCGACTTCCAGCAGTTGCAGGAACAGTTGCAGGAACGCGTCAAGAAACAGCTGATCCCGGACGCCAAGGTGCACCTGACATTTGAAATGCGGCGGCCGCCGCTGGAAACCAACGCCGCTTCGCGCGCCGTCTCGGCTTACGGCCAGAAGATCTACCAGGAACTGGGCCTGCCGATGACCGTAGTAGACGTAGCCAGCGGCGGCGGCACCGATGCGGCGTTCGCGGCGTTGAAATCGAAAGCAGCCGTGGTGGAAGGAATGGGGCTGAGCGGTTACGGCGCACATTCGAACGATGCCGAATACGTCTTGCTGAACACTATCGTCCCGCGCCTGTATTTATCGACGCGGCTGATCATGGATTTTGCTCAAGGGAAAGTCCAGTAA